Proteins found in one Brachyspira murdochii DSM 12563 genomic segment:
- the rlmN gene encoding 23S rRNA (adenine(2503)-C(2))-methyltransferase RlmN encodes MSKKISIMNVSEEDLSKFCEENNFPKFHASQVLDWIYKKYAVSFEDMSNIPKNLRALLDENYFIHNSKIETISEDEYGTKKLLISLYDKKKIESVILQKKDRVTFCLSSQVGCGYGCAFCATGSMGLSRNLTADEILAEFILMRAVTKKVNSIVFMGMGEPLANTKNLFKAIETINSFKGFNLGIRHITISTSGEVVGIKQLIEKDLDCRLAVSLHSLKNEVRDKIMPINKRYPIENLMAVLKRYSKNGKRMITFEWVLIKDVNDSVNDAYRLVNLKKEFPFKVNVIPMNPVEHAPHLQRPNKDIILRFKSILKDNGIEVVERFKQGQEILAGCGQLAVKNL; translated from the coding sequence ATGTCAAAAAAAATATCTATAATGAATGTTTCAGAAGAGGATTTATCTAAATTCTGTGAGGAAAATAATTTTCCAAAGTTCCATGCTTCTCAGGTACTTGATTGGATATATAAAAAGTATGCTGTAAGTTTTGAGGATATGAGCAATATACCAAAAAATTTAAGAGCATTACTTGATGAAAACTATTTTATACATAATTCTAAAATAGAAACTATATCCGAAGATGAATACGGAACAAAAAAATTATTAATTTCATTATACGATAAGAAAAAAATAGAATCTGTTATTTTACAAAAAAAAGATAGAGTAACTTTTTGTCTGTCATCACAGGTAGGATGCGGGTACGGCTGTGCTTTTTGTGCTACTGGAAGTATGGGTTTATCACGCAATCTTACTGCTGATGAAATACTTGCTGAATTTATTTTAATGAGGGCCGTTACAAAAAAGGTAAATTCCATTGTATTTATGGGTATGGGCGAACCTTTAGCTAACACCAAAAATCTTTTCAAAGCCATAGAAACTATTAACTCTTTTAAAGGCTTTAATTTGGGAATAAGACATATTACTATATCAACTTCAGGCGAGGTAGTCGGAATAAAACAGCTTATAGAAAAAGATTTAGACTGCCGTCTTGCCGTTTCTTTACATTCATTAAAAAATGAAGTAAGAGATAAAATTATGCCTATTAATAAAAGATATCCTATTGAAAACCTTATGGCTGTACTTAAAAGATACAGTAAAAACGGAAAAAGAATGATAACTTTTGAATGGGTGCTTATAAAAGATGTTAATGATTCTGTTAATGATGCCTATAGACTTGTAAATTTGAAAAAAGAGTTTCCTTTCAAAGTAAATGTCATTCCTATGAATCCGGTAGAACATGCTCCTCATCTTCAAAGACCTAATAAAGATATTATATTAAGATTTAAGTCTATACTGAAAGATAATGGCATTGAAGTAGTAGAAAGATTTAAACAAGGGCAGGAAATCTTAGCAGGCTGCGGACAATTAGCTGTAAAAAATTTATAA
- a CDS encoding FmdB family zinc ribbon protein yields MPTYEYKCENCGHEFEEFQSITAEAKAACPECGSEAKRMISLNSGIIFKGKGFYVNDYKAKNSASESPTPPTKSC; encoded by the coding sequence ATGCCGACTTATGAATATAAATGTGAAAACTGCGGTCATGAATTTGAAGAGTTTCAATCAATAACTGCAGAAGCTAAAGCTGCTTGCCCAGAATGCGGCAGCGAAGCTAAAAGAATGATATCTTTAAATAGCGGTATCATATTTAAAGGAAAAGGCTTTTATGTAAATGATTATAAAGCCAAAAACAGTGCATCAGAATCCCCTACTCCGCCTACAAAAAGCTGCTGA
- a CDS encoding FGGY family carbohydrate kinase: MYTLGIDLSTQSVTLSILNYETKKNELNISIAFNSLEEIKKTSMNKNTLLIYSNVRGKAEQDPNIFLAALNKAFDELKQKCSIKDIKAIQISAQQHGHVYLSEKYKYNLEKLRDKSSANQSLMDMFKDSYSYNATPIWRTSCTQKEANELREAAGGKEKMIQITASNSPLRFTGAVIKYYFDHNKGLSENTYKIFLLNTFIASILTAKDNIPTDFGNASGTSLMDYNKREWNDTLLNTISIDLKQKLGEIDAPSSFAGYISEYFMERYGFDSECIVGIGSGDNPQTKVLYKGDILSLGTSFVYMLDIDESTRDYSGAANNMYDGIDNPFMILCRTNGGLVLDEIMNSYDRTYKEAEKSLETNADNLPIMLWQKEYESAPISKAFPIKRYYEKPSFDDDYKGIVLSSLGLLEIYLSKFTHKNRDDNKIDLAVTGGVSNNKEIVKIISNIWEAPIKILPSAGASLGAALSAVLLLKKQVSLDEIRDALIDNNVIEPDLMLANKYHNYMKILKERYEDIIK, from the coding sequence ATGTATACATTGGGAATAGATTTAAGCACTCAAAGTGTAACTCTAAGTATTTTAAATTATGAAACTAAAAAAAATGAATTAAATATATCTATAGCTTTTAACTCATTAGAAGAAATAAAAAAAACGTCTATGAATAAAAATACACTTTTAATTTATTCTAATGTAAGAGGAAAAGCCGAACAAGACCCTAATATATTTTTGGCGGCACTAAATAAAGCATTTGATGAACTTAAACAAAAATGCAGTATAAAAGATATAAAAGCAATACAAATATCAGCACAGCAGCATGGACATGTTTATTTGTCTGAAAAATATAAATATAATTTAGAGAAGTTAAGAGATAAATCATCAGCAAATCAAAGTTTAATGGATATGTTTAAAGACTCATATTCATATAATGCCACACCTATATGGAGAACTTCCTGCACACAGAAAGAAGCCAATGAATTAAGAGAAGCAGCAGGCGGAAAAGAAAAAATGATACAAATAACAGCCTCAAACTCTCCCCTTAGATTTACAGGTGCTGTTATAAAATACTATTTTGACCATAACAAAGGTTTATCAGAAAATACATACAAAATATTTCTATTAAATACATTTATAGCCTCAATATTAACTGCTAAAGACAATATACCTACTGACTTTGGAAATGCCTCTGGTACAAGTTTGATGGACTATAATAAAAGAGAATGGAATGATACATTATTAAACACTATATCAATTGATTTAAAGCAAAAATTAGGAGAAATCGATGCTCCATCTAGTTTTGCAGGCTATATATCCGAATACTTTATGGAAAGATACGGTTTTGATAGTGAATGTATAGTTGGTATAGGAAGCGGTGATAATCCACAGACAAAAGTTTTATATAAAGGCGATATATTATCATTAGGAACTAGTTTTGTTTATATGCTTGATATAGATGAAAGCACAAGAGATTATTCAGGTGCTGCCAATAATATGTATGACGGTATAGATAATCCTTTTATGATATTATGCAGAACAAATGGAGGCTTAGTTTTAGATGAAATTATGAACTCCTATGACAGAACATACAAAGAAGCTGAAAAATCTTTAGAAACAAATGCTGATAATCTTCCAATAATGCTTTGGCAGAAAGAATATGAGTCTGCTCCTATAAGTAAGGCGTTTCCTATAAAAAGATATTATGAAAAGCCTTCATTTGATGATGATTATAAAGGTATAGTTTTAAGTTCTTTAGGATTATTAGAAATATATTTAAGCAAATTTACACATAAAAACAGAGATGATAATAAAATAGATCTTGCTGTTACTGGCGGAGTTTCAAACAATAAAGAAATAGTAAAAATAATATCAAATATTTGGGAAGCTCCTATAAAAATACTGCCTTCAGCTGGTGCTTCTTTGGGAGCTGCCTTATCTGCTGTACTTCTTCTAAAAAAGCAAGTTTCTTTAGATGAAATTAGAGACGCCTTAATCGATAATAATGTAATAGAACCTGATTTAATGCTTGCAAATAAATATCATAACTATATGAAAATTTTAAAAGAAAGATATGAAGATATTATTAAATAA
- the recN gene encoding DNA repair protein RecN codes for MLKYLEIRNFVLIDKLKINFSSGFNVLTGETGAGKSIIISALELITGEKGSIRMVGSNGDRLIVTGNFKLQSSSEIVKNKLKEWNIEINNDELTIKREITKDGKSKSFINNVGVKVAELKELGDLIVDIHGQHEHQSLFNPANHINFYDSYLNIEDKLENYKNHYYKLTKLIRQYNEISQNKNSILKEKSFLEYAIDEIEKAKLKPNEDEDIKNDITMMSNAESIASSLSSINKDIFGSESGAYTKLTRSIGALQTVSKYDSRLSDIASQIEGITLNLEDIKSVLTEIRYKTKFNPEELESLNERLFFINNLKKKYGSNIKEIISYAKDAKEKLESLNFSEEDIENLKKEIKSLREKTSILAKEISDIRHNRKDEFIKAIESEMNDLGMSSTKFDVEITLDEDDEGILNIDGSNIKANSNGIDNIEFIIAPNKQSIYQPLRKIASGGEISRIMLSLKNVLSLGDYCETCVFDEIDVGVGGRIAEVIGEKIAALSKRKQVLSVTHLAQIAIYANNHFKVTKNEGEDTVTSTIEELDNSMRVNEIARMITGKEITEASIKHAEELLEHAKNNKKII; via the coding sequence ATGCTAAAATATCTTGAAATAAGAAATTTTGTTTTAATAGATAAATTAAAAATTAATTTCAGCAGCGGTTTTAATGTGCTTACTGGAGAAACTGGAGCCGGTAAAAGTATTATAATCAGTGCTTTAGAACTTATTACAGGTGAAAAAGGCTCTATAAGAATGGTAGGCTCTAATGGGGACAGACTTATTGTTACTGGAAACTTCAAACTTCAGTCATCTTCAGAAATAGTAAAAAATAAATTAAAAGAATGGAATATAGAAATTAATAATGATGAACTTACTATAAAAAGAGAAATTACTAAAGACGGAAAAAGCAAGTCATTTATAAATAATGTAGGAGTAAAAGTTGCTGAATTAAAAGAGCTTGGAGATTTAATAGTTGATATTCATGGACAGCATGAACATCAGTCTCTTTTTAATCCTGCAAATCATATTAATTTTTATGACAGTTATTTAAATATAGAAGATAAACTTGAAAATTATAAAAATCATTATTATAAATTAACAAAACTTATAAGACAATATAATGAAATATCTCAGAATAAAAACTCTATTCTAAAAGAAAAATCATTTTTGGAATATGCAATAGACGAAATAGAAAAAGCAAAATTAAAACCCAATGAAGATGAGGATATAAAAAACGATATAACAATGATGTCAAATGCTGAAAGTATAGCCTCATCGCTTTCTTCTATAAATAAAGATATATTCGGAAGCGAATCTGGAGCTTATACAAAACTCACAAGAAGCATAGGAGCATTGCAGACGGTATCAAAATATGACAGCAGACTTTCAGATATTGCTTCGCAGATAGAAGGCATAACGTTAAATCTCGAAGATATAAAAAGCGTATTAACAGAAATAAGATACAAAACAAAATTTAACCCTGAAGAACTTGAATCCCTTAATGAAAGACTTTTCTTTATAAATAACCTTAAAAAGAAATACGGCTCTAATATAAAAGAAATTATATCATATGCCAAAGATGCAAAAGAAAAATTAGAGTCTTTAAATTTCTCAGAAGAGGATATTGAAAATTTAAAAAAAGAAATAAAATCTTTAAGAGAAAAAACTTCAATACTTGCTAAAGAAATATCTGATATAAGGCATAATAGAAAAGATGAATTTATAAAGGCTATAGAAAGCGAGATGAATGATTTAGGTATGTCATCTACAAAATTTGATGTTGAAATAACTTTAGATGAAGATGATGAAGGAATACTAAATATTGACGGCTCAAATATAAAGGCCAATTCTAATGGAATAGATAATATAGAGTTTATAATAGCACCGAATAAACAGAGTATATATCAGCCTCTTAGAAAAATTGCTTCTGGAGGGGAAATATCAAGAATAATGCTTTCATTAAAAAATGTACTTTCTTTAGGCGACTACTGTGAAACATGCGTTTTTGATGAGATAGATGTTGGAGTTGGCGGAAGAATAGCTGAGGTTATAGGTGAAAAAATAGCTGCCCTTTCAAAAAGAAAACAGGTATTAAGTGTTACGCATTTGGCACAAATTGCAATATATGCTAATAATCATTTTAAAGTTACAAAAAATGAAGGCGAAGATACTGTAACTTCTACTATTGAAGAACTAGATAATTCCATGCGTGTTAATGAAATTGCAAGAATGATAACTGGAAAAGAAATTACAGAAGCAAGCATAAAACATGCTGAAGAATTATTAGAACATGCTAAAAATAATAAAAAAATTATATAA
- a CDS encoding NAD(+)/NADH kinase encodes MNNKAKKQIGIIVNTLRGDPACILKNIKKILKKYNIEPIIIDYDISTYMNIKKAIRKLKDVSMLISIGGDGTLLSALKIAIKYDISVLPIYNGTLGFISEIPPNEAYMILNEYLEGKKTLYEIEPRTLLSVSLYSTNKKVIKEYLAVNELVLSKCSGRAIYINIMISGKLISSIVADGVVIATPTGSTAYALSAGGPILSPSIDAISFVPIAPHSLTFRPLVIPKHDTIELELTEKSLKAMVIIDGYDICQFKNYDKIKAKISDKNCYIFQSANRLFYDILRNKLNWGR; translated from the coding sequence ATGAATAACAAAGCAAAAAAGCAAATAGGAATTATAGTAAATACACTTAGGGGTGATCCTGCTTGCATTCTAAAAAACATTAAAAAAATATTAAAAAAATACAATATAGAACCTATTATAATAGATTATGATATATCTACTTATATGAATATTAAAAAAGCAATAAGAAAATTAAAAGATGTATCAATGCTTATATCTATTGGAGGAGACGGCACATTATTATCTGCTTTAAAAATAGCTATAAAATATGATATTTCTGTACTACCAATATATAACGGCACGCTTGGTTTCATATCAGAGATTCCTCCGAATGAAGCATATATGATACTTAATGAATATCTTGAAGGTAAAAAAACACTTTATGAAATAGAGCCTAGAACTTTATTATCTGTAAGTCTATATTCTACTAATAAGAAAGTTATTAAAGAATATTTAGCTGTTAATGAACTTGTCTTAAGTAAATGTTCTGGAAGAGCTATATATATTAATATTATGATATCAGGTAAACTTATATCTTCAATAGTAGCTGACGGAGTAGTGATAGCAACCCCTACAGGCTCTACTGCTTATGCCTTAAGTGCAGGAGGACCTATATTATCGCCTAGTATTGATGCTATATCTTTTGTACCTATAGCTCCGCATTCACTTACGTTCAGACCGCTGGTTATTCCAAAACATGATACTATAGAATTAGAATTAACAGAAAAATCTTTAAAAGCTATGGTTATTATAGATGGGTATGATATATGCCAATTTAAAAATTATGATAAAATAAAGGCAAAAATAAGTGATAAAAACTGTTACATATTTCAAAGTGCTAACAGACTGTTTTACGATATACTTAGAAATAAACTTAATTGGGGCAGATAA
- a CDS encoding lysophospholipid acyltransferase family protein, which produces MILFSLIYFLLGFIHTLLCIIIAFPVYPFIRIFSKKKAKYWVHSMAKVWGRVLMKMAFISFNVEGKENYNPNKTYLLTPNHQSSFDIFACFSIFKKSYAFVSKDTYGKVPLIGFGMSLANYIFVKRGTVGAVKSIDDMEDRLKNGTSIVIYPEGSRSADGEIRKPKRGILKIAERCPDIEILPVVIYGTRDIMKAKSIKINPFRKIRVRFLKPFYLKDIDGDDNAKLNYWYEIMSKNYNEVKNGK; this is translated from the coding sequence ATGATATTGTTTAGTTTAATTTATTTTTTGTTGGGATTTATCCATACATTATTATGCATTATTATCGCATTTCCTGTTTATCCGTTTATCCGTATATTCAGCAAAAAGAAGGCAAAATATTGGGTGCATTCAATGGCAAAAGTTTGGGGAAGAGTACTTATGAAAATGGCTTTTATCTCATTTAATGTTGAAGGAAAAGAAAATTATAATCCTAATAAAACATACCTTCTTACTCCTAATCATCAAAGCTCATTTGATATATTTGCATGTTTTTCAATATTTAAAAAATCATATGCTTTTGTTTCAAAAGATACTTACGGAAAAGTGCCTTTAATAGGTTTTGGTATGTCGCTTGCTAATTATATATTTGTAAAACGCGGTACTGTAGGTGCTGTAAAATCTATAGATGATATGGAAGACAGATTAAAAAATGGTACTAGTATAGTTATATATCCGGAAGGAAGCAGAAGTGCTGACGGAGAAATAAGAAAGCCAAAAAGAGGAATATTAAAAATAGCAGAGAGATGTCCTGATATAGAAATACTTCCTGTTGTCATATATGGAACTAGAGATATTATGAAGGCAAAGAGTATTAAAATTAATCCTTTCAGAAAAATAAGAGTAAGATTTCTAAAACCTTTCTATCTAAAAGATATAGATGGAGATGATAATGCCAAGTTAAATTATTGGTATGAGATTATGTCTAAGAACTATAATGAGGTTAAAAACGGAAAGTAA
- the ald gene encoding alanine dehydrogenase, producing MLIGCPKEIKNQEYRVGLTPANAADYILHGNKVIIEKGAGEGSGFSDEEYKKVGVEIADKKRVFEADMIIKVKEPIEEEYEYFRENQILYTYLHLAADKPLTEMLLKKKIRAIAYETMKDEMNQLPCLAPMSGIAGRLSIQEAAKYMEKKFGGEGVLLGGVPGVQKANVVILGAGVVGLNAAQIAMGFGANVSITDINAARLSYIDQIFNMRINTYFSAPSTLEELFKTADVVIGSVLIPGAKAPKLLRKEHLKMMKKGAVIVDVAIDQGGCFETSHPTTHDDPIFIVDDIVHYCVANMPGAVARTSTIALTNSTTHYGIMIAEKGLEEICKTNNTLLTGLNTYNGKCTFKGVAEAFDIEYTDPKTALSN from the coding sequence ATGCTTATAGGATGTCCAAAAGAAATTAAAAATCAAGAGTACAGAGTAGGATTAACACCTGCTAATGCAGCTGATTATATACTGCATGGTAATAAAGTAATTATAGAAAAAGGTGCAGGAGAAGGATCCGGATTTAGCGATGAAGAATATAAAAAAGTTGGTGTTGAAATAGCTGATAAAAAAAGAGTATTTGAAGCAGATATGATTATTAAAGTAAAAGAACCTATAGAAGAAGAATATGAATATTTCAGAGAAAATCAAATATTGTACACTTATTTACATTTGGCTGCTGACAAACCTTTAACAGAAATGCTTTTGAAGAAAAAAATAAGAGCAATAGCATACGAGACCATGAAAGATGAAATGAATCAGCTGCCTTGTTTAGCTCCTATGAGCGGTATAGCTGGAAGATTGTCAATTCAGGAAGCTGCTAAATATATGGAAAAGAAATTCGGAGGAGAAGGCGTATTATTAGGAGGTGTTCCGGGAGTACAAAAAGCAAATGTTGTTATATTAGGTGCTGGTGTTGTAGGGCTTAATGCTGCTCAAATAGCTATGGGATTTGGAGCTAATGTATCTATTACTGATATTAATGCAGCAAGACTATCCTATATAGATCAAATATTTAATATGAGGATAAATACATATTTCAGTGCTCCTTCAACTTTAGAAGAATTATTTAAAACTGCTGATGTTGTGATTGGAAGCGTACTTATACCGGGGGCTAAAGCTCCTAAACTTTTAAGAAAAGAGCATTTAAAAATGATGAAAAAAGGAGCTGTAATAGTAGACGTTGCTATTGATCAAGGAGGCTGTTTTGAAACATCTCACCCTACTACTCATGATGACCCTATATTTATAGTAGACGATATTGTTCATTACTGTGTCGCCAATATGCCGGGGGCTGTGGCAAGAACTTCTACTATAGCACTTACTAATTCTACAACTCATTACGGAATAATGATTGCTGAAAAAGGATTAGAAGAAATTTGCAAAACAAATAATACTTTGCTTACCGGACTTAATACTTATAATGGAAAATGTACATTTAAAGGTGTTGCTGAAGCATTTGATATAGAATATACAGATCCTAAGACAGCATTATCTAATTAA
- a CDS encoding 4Fe-4S dicluster domain-containing protein yields MNINNNASQLKKEILVKIALMFIEDRLIEDIDRLPIEIIPRDSKSIRCCIHNDREIMKNRIMARLGISVEGKEDSGIPLSEYAKLALEREKPTWPMLTVLDEACNACVRANFMVTNACQACLARPCLVNCPKDAITILDEKRAHIDSSKCINCGLCLKNCPYHAIIYIPVPCEESCPVGAINKNEQGKEVIDYHKCIFCGNCMRECPFSAMMDKGQLVDVLKHLKEDKKVNVMYAPAIASQFNAKPGQLKSALLKIGFNKVWEVALGADVTSDREAAEFEERMERGDKLMTTSCCPAYVKAVRKHVPELIPCVSETKTPMHYTAEMMHAEDPDAVNVFIGPCLAKRRESIDDELVDYCLSMEELDALFIATGTEVAKEPDLDIGVVPTASGRKYAMSGGVAEAVKIRLKHPEKLKAAVINGLDKDGMKQLKGYGKVQSGETPVTDDTPNLVEVMACNGGCVGGPCVVKNPKAAAVQLQRYASTGTEVKKD; encoded by the coding sequence GTGAATATTAATAATAATGCCTCTCAGTTAAAAAAAGAAATTTTGGTAAAAATAGCATTAATGTTTATTGAAGACAGATTAATAGAGGATATAGATAGATTGCCTATAGAAATTATACCAAGAGACAGTAAATCTATAAGGTGCTGTATACATAATGACAGAGAAATAATGAAAAATAGAATTATGGCTAGGCTTGGAATAAGCGTTGAGGGTAAAGAAGACAGCGGAATACCATTGTCAGAGTATGCTAAATTAGCTTTAGAAAGAGAAAAACCAACTTGGCCTATGCTTACAGTACTTGATGAGGCATGCAATGCTTGTGTAAGAGCAAATTTTATGGTTACTAATGCATGTCAGGCTTGTTTGGCAAGACCTTGTTTGGTGAATTGTCCTAAAGATGCAATTACTATTTTAGATGAAAAAAGGGCACATATAGACAGCAGCAAATGTATAAACTGCGGATTATGTTTAAAAAATTGTCCTTATCATGCTATTATATATATACCTGTTCCTTGTGAGGAATCTTGTCCTGTAGGAGCAATTAATAAAAATGAGCAGGGTAAAGAAGTAATAGACTATCATAAATGTATATTCTGCGGCAATTGTATGAGGGAATGTCCTTTTAGTGCTATGATGGATAAGGGACAGCTTGTAGATGTTTTAAAACACTTAAAAGAGGATAAAAAAGTTAATGTTATGTATGCTCCTGCTATTGCTTCACAGTTTAATGCTAAACCTGGACAATTAAAAAGTGCATTACTAAAAATAGGATTTAATAAAGTCTGGGAGGTGGCTTTGGGTGCTGATGTTACTTCTGACAGGGAAGCTGCTGAGTTTGAAGAGAGAATGGAGAGGGGAGATAAACTTATGACTACTTCATGCTGTCCTGCTTATGTTAAAGCTGTTAGAAAACATGTGCCTGAATTGATTCCTTGTGTATCTGAAACTAAAACTCCTATGCATTATACCGCTGAGATGATGCATGCTGAAGATCCAGATGCTGTTAATGTTTTTATAGGTCCTTGTCTTGCTAAGAGAAGAGAGAGTATAGATGATGAATTGGTGGATTATTGTTTATCTATGGAGGAGCTTGATGCTTTATTTATAGCTACTGGTACAGAAGTTGCTAAAGAGCCAGACTTGGATATAGGAGTTGTTCCTACTGCTTCTGGAAGAAAATATGCTATGAGCGGCGGTGTAGCTGAAGCTGTTAAAATAAGATTAAAACACCCTGAAAAATTAAAAGCTGCTGTTATTAACGGGCTTGATAAAGATGGTATGAAGCAGCTTAAAGGATACGGAAAAGTTCAGTCTGGAGAAACTCCTGTTACTGATGATACTCCTAATCTTGTTGAGGTTATGGCTTGTAACGGAGGCTGTGTAGGAGGTCCTTGCGTAGTTAAAAATCCTAAAGCGGCTGCTGTTCAATTACAAAGATACGCTTCTACTGGTACTGAAGTTAAAAAAGACTGA
- a CDS encoding ankyrin repeat domain-containing protein — protein MKVLIIILLISDAMLFADIKIGFFSAVHSGDIKTVQEYIEMGINVNIQDDMKRTPLMIAIYKNDMKMAKLFIDNGANVNIQDNKFNSPFLYACEKGYINTIKIMYVNADTKVVNIYGANALTLACEKGHWETVKFLLENTDVNVNHIDNLSRTALLEIAIFGKDTINYVEIVKLLLEHNADKTIKDSKGNDALYYAKERNLKNIEKLLIE, from the coding sequence ATGAAAGTTTTAATTATTATCTTATTAATATCAGATGCGATGTTATTTGCAGATATAAAAATAGGTTTCTTTTCGGCAGTACATAGCGGAGATATAAAAACAGTACAGGAATATATAGAAATGGGTATTAATGTTAATATACAAGATGATATGAAAAGAACTCCATTAATGATAGCAATATATAAAAATGATATGAAAATGGCTAAACTTTTTATTGATAATGGGGCAAATGTTAATATACAAGATAATAAATTTAATTCTCCTTTTTTATATGCCTGCGAGAAAGGATATATAAATACAATAAAAATAATGTATGTTAATGCTGATACTAAAGTAGTTAATATATATGGAGCAAATGCTTTAACACTGGCATGCGAAAAAGGACATTGGGAAACAGTAAAATTTCTGCTTGAAAATACAGATGTAAATGTTAATCATATAGATAATTTATCAAGAACAGCTCTGCTTGAAATAGCGATATTTGGAAAAGATACTATTAATTACGTAGAAATAGTAAAACTTCTATTAGAGCATAATGCTGACAAAACCATAAAAGACAGTAAGGGAAATGATGCTTTATACTATGCAAAAGAAAGAAATTTGAAAAATATAGAAAAATTATTGATAGAATAA